In Crassostrea angulata isolate pt1a10 chromosome 6, ASM2561291v2, whole genome shotgun sequence, a genomic segment contains:
- the LOC128187424 gene encoding uncharacterized protein LOC128187424, translating into MERDEEKLCRSCRRLARFLCQDCDYYLCRLCKIRHLKYRSADEHSIVQLKGQRDETIDERCQVHKGKFMELFCKKCLLPVCSTCVTENHNGHIFGSFSDIYVTAVEFIKEKISKIRKELLPKCAATLQELQKKERTVKTQIQRLNETVNEYEESLNDNPTELISFYRACTADDENISLPDIQTPKEKMKLQKLYRTSHLDQYIRFTNAVQNRPPNSTYSSPRPGRLDDSTVVNNEITVPVVKSAHHISCTEDGHVWVSDNLGTLVLMDIQGNSLKKLTTSGGDEGFHSVTTKGELIYSDKANKCVRKVTTNNEVQTVLKTGFWKPTCVFSSPKNMDIFVGMVSDQNAKIGRFDRKGNPLFDIHTDSRGEALLKYPLYLTENKNSDICISDVNKHAVVVLDKMGQHRFSYKGGDNGGFWPHGISTDDQGHILICNSYYSNPSVQMIDENGVFLYVILAQKHGLRKPRGLCVDNQQRLWVGQWHENKVCVYKITV; encoded by the coding sequence ATGGAAAGAGACGAGGAAAAACTATGCAGATCTTGCAGAAGACTTGCAAGGTTTCTCTGTCAAGACTGCGATTACTATTTGTGTCGACTTTGTAAAATCAGACACCTGAAATACCGATCTGCTGACGAACACTCTATAGTTCAACTAAAGGGGCAGCGAGATGAAACAATAGACGAAAGATGTCAGGTGCATAAGGGGAAATTTATGGAactattttgcaaaaaatgtttactACCAGTGTGTTCCACTTGTGTGACGGAGAATCACAACGGACACATTTTTGGAAGCTTTTCCGACATTTATGTTACGGCTGTGgagtttataaaagaaaaaatatccaaaataaGGAAAGAACTTTTGCCAAAGTGTGCGGCAACGCTACAAGAACTACAGAAAAAAGAGCGTACGGTTAAAACACAGATACAGAGACTGAACGAGACAGTCAACGAGTATGAAGAAAGTCTTAATGATAACCCAACAGAGCTGATTTCATTTTACAGAGCTTGTACAGCAGACGATGAGAACATATCACTGCCTGATATCCAAACTCCAAAAGAAAAGATGAAGCTTCAAAAACTGTACAGAACAAGCCATCTTGATCAATATATCCGCTTTACAAATGCAGTCCAAAACAGACCGCCAAACTCGACCTACTCGAGTCCTAGACCAGGGCGCTTGGACGATAGTACGGTGGTTAACAATGAGATAACAGTTCCAGTTGTCAAAAGTGCCCACCACATATCCTGCACGGAAGATGGTCACGTCTGGGTCAGCGATAATCTGGGCACTCTGGTTCTGATGGACATCCAAGGAAATAGTTTGAAGAAACTAACGACCAGTGGAGGGGACGAGGGCTTCCATTCCGTGACGACCAAAGGCGAGCTGATCTACTCCGACAAAGCTAACAAATGTGTGAGAAAAGTCACAACCAACAATGAAGTCCAAACAGTCTTGAAGACGGGTTTCTGGAAACCAACATGTGTTTTTTCGTCACCCAAAAACATGGACATATTTGTTGGAATGGTCTCCGACCAAAACGCAAAAATCGGACGCTTTGACAGAAAAGGCAATCCTCTCTTCGACATCCATACGGACAGCAGGGGTGAAGCGTTGCTGAAGTACCCACTCTACTTGACCGAAAACAAAAACTCCGACATCTGCATTTCCGACGTCAACAAGCACGCTGTCGTTGTTTTGGATAAGATGGGCCAACACCGCTTTTCCTACAAAGGGGGTGACAACGGAGGTTTCTGGCCCCATGGAATAAGCACTGACGACCAGGGGCACATTCTGATCTGCAATTCGTACTATTCCAATCCCTCCGTACAGATGATTGACGAAAATGGAGTCTTCCTGTACGTCATTCTTGCTCAGAAGCATGGATTGAGAAAACCCCGGGGTCTGTGCGTGGACAATCAGCAGCGTTTGTGGGTGGGGCAGTGGCACGAGAATAAGGTCTGCGTGTACAAGATAACGGTTTAA